One segment of Bradyrhizobium sp. CB2312 DNA contains the following:
- a CDS encoding CHAD domain-containing protein translates to MARPTRSSTAAARAKPAARRGDLPGRLSPGMACDTAFRIIARRHLDAVLAQHEGTCRGDPEALHQIRSALTHLRTAIRFFAPMVDDALRPNVWTELKWLHSQLGMVRDLDVAIERVVAESGEELAVIAELQLWDEKRAESHRLLARALQSARYRRLVEQTSAWIKSGPWSTRRSKEAIRLRRCLLADHATAKLTEWEKTLLKKARKLRKLDVEKRHKLRLLNKRLTYSIESLQDLFAEESLTKQKSILKQLRKAQRSLGQLNDDARGQTLAASLNEAVPEAHIRFLNRKREKKLLRTAAQAYRKLDKAKPFRSSDLAPNAEPED, encoded by the coding sequence ATGGCGCGACCCACCAGGAGTTCGACGGCGGCCGCGCGCGCCAAGCCCGCGGCGCGACGTGGCGACCTGCCCGGCCGCCTCAGCCCCGGCATGGCCTGCGACACCGCATTCCGGATCATTGCCCGCCGTCACCTCGATGCCGTCCTCGCCCAGCATGAGGGCACATGCCGCGGCGATCCGGAGGCGCTGCATCAGATCCGGAGCGCACTGACGCATCTGCGCACCGCGATCCGCTTTTTCGCGCCCATGGTCGACGACGCCTTGCGGCCGAATGTCTGGACCGAGCTGAAATGGCTGCACAGCCAGCTCGGCATGGTGCGGGACCTCGACGTGGCGATCGAGCGCGTCGTCGCCGAGAGCGGCGAGGAGCTCGCCGTGATCGCCGAGCTCCAGCTCTGGGACGAGAAGCGCGCCGAGAGCCACCGCCTGCTGGCACGCGCACTGCAATCGGCACGGTATCGCCGCCTCGTCGAGCAGACCTCGGCCTGGATCAAGAGCGGCCCCTGGTCGACCCGGCGCAGCAAGGAGGCCATCAGGCTGCGCCGCTGCTTGCTCGCCGACCATGCCACGGCGAAACTGACGGAGTGGGAAAAGACGCTGCTCAAGAAAGCGCGCAAACTCCGCAAGCTCGACGTCGAGAAGCGGCACAAGCTGCGGCTTCTCAACAAGCGACTGACCTATTCGATCGAATCGCTCCAGGATCTTTTTGCCGAGGAATCGCTGACGAAGCAGAAGTCGATCCTCAAGCAATTGCGCAAGGCGCAACGGTCCCTCGGACAACTGAACGACGATGCGCGAGGGCAGACGCTCGCAGCATCCTTGAACGAGGCCGTCCCCGAGGCCCACATCCGCTTCCTCAACCGCAAGCGGGAAAAGAAGCTGCTGCGGACCGCCGCGCAAGCCTACCGCAAACTGGACAAGGCCAAGCCGTTCCGCTCCTCCGACCTCGCGCCGAATGCCGAGCCTGAGGATTAA
- a CDS encoding bifunctional aminoglycoside phosphotransferase/ATP-binding protein — MTDDSATQERVFRALGARPGVKRIDTHAASVFLDRTRALKIKRAVKFPFLDYSTLEKRKAACEEEIRINRPLAPQIYHRVVAITQEPDGSVQVGGSGRPIEYAVDMARFDESRTLDHLAMAGPLDVELAVAIADAIAGSHAQATIADGATWITSIPHLIDGNSTGLRAGDHLEAAAIEQLGKASHEAFLRRRATLEERGRRGFVRRCHGDLHLANIVLIDGRPVLFDAIEFDAQMATVDVLYDLAFTLMDLLRYGQTNAANAVLNQYLTMAPVETLDALAALPLFMSIRAAIRAQVALARLKRPDAERTGILDEARRYFDLARTLIHPPAPRLIAVGGLSGTGKSVLARALAPTLAPEPGAVVLRSDVIRKQLFQVGHTDRLPPSAYGPEVTARVYEVLMQRARQVLAQGHSAIVDAVFARESERDDLAALARACGVPLNGLFLVADLATRQARIGGRQADASDATQEVAALQEHYNIGHVGWATIDASGTQAQTLERCRDAIAEGK, encoded by the coding sequence ATGACGGATGATTCTGCTACCCAGGAACGGGTCTTCCGGGCGCTCGGCGCGCGTCCCGGCGTGAAACGGATCGACACCCATGCCGCTTCGGTGTTTCTCGACCGGACACGCGCGCTGAAGATCAAGCGGGCGGTCAAATTTCCGTTTCTCGACTACTCGACGCTCGAAAAGCGCAAGGCGGCCTGCGAGGAGGAGATCAGGATCAACCGGCCGCTCGCCCCGCAAATCTATCACCGTGTCGTGGCGATCACACAGGAGCCGGACGGATCGGTGCAGGTCGGCGGCAGCGGCCGGCCGATCGAGTATGCGGTCGACATGGCCCGCTTCGACGAAAGCCGCACCCTGGATCATCTGGCGATGGCGGGTCCGCTGGATGTGGAGCTAGCCGTGGCCATCGCGGACGCGATCGCGGGCTCGCATGCCCAAGCCACGATTGCGGATGGAGCTACGTGGATCACTTCGATTCCCCACCTGATCGACGGCAACAGCACCGGGCTGCGCGCCGGCGACCATCTCGAGGCGGCGGCGATCGAGCAGCTTGGCAAGGCCTCCCATGAAGCCTTCCTGCGCCGGCGCGCCACGCTCGAGGAGCGTGGCCGCCGTGGCTTCGTGCGCCGCTGTCATGGCGACCTGCACTTGGCCAATATCGTGCTGATCGACGGCCGGCCCGTCCTGTTCGACGCGATCGAGTTCGATGCGCAGATGGCAACCGTGGATGTGCTCTACGATCTCGCGTTCACGCTGATGGACCTGCTGCGCTACGGCCAGACGAACGCGGCCAACGCCGTGCTGAACCAGTATCTGACGATGGCGCCCGTCGAAACGCTCGACGCCCTGGCCGCGCTGCCGCTGTTCATGTCCATCCGCGCGGCGATCCGTGCGCAGGTGGCGCTGGCGCGGCTGAAGCGGCCAGATGCCGAGCGGACCGGAATTCTCGACGAAGCGCGCCGTTATTTCGACCTTGCCCGGACGTTGATCCACCCGCCCGCCCCTCGCCTGATCGCCGTTGGCGGACTGTCGGGCACCGGCAAGTCCGTCCTCGCCCGCGCACTGGCCCCCACCCTGGCGCCCGAGCCGGGCGCTGTCGTGCTGCGCAGCGACGTCATTCGCAAGCAATTGTTTCAGGTCGGGCATACCGACCGGCTGCCGCCCTCCGCGTATGGCCCTGAGGTGACGGCGCGCGTCTACGAGGTGCTGATGCAGCGCGCCCGGCAGGTGCTGGCGCAAGGCCATTCTGCCATTGTCGATGCTGTCTTTGCGCGCGAATCCGAACGGGACGATTTGGCCGCCCTGGCCCGCGCCTGCGGCGTGCCTCTCAATGGATTATTCCTGGTCGCAGACCTCGCCACCCGCCAGGCGCGAATCGGCGGCCGTCAAGCCGACGCTTCCGACGCCACGCAAGAGGTTGCCGCGCTGCAAGAGCACTATAATATCGGCCATGTCGGTTGGGCGACCATCGATGCATCCGGGACACAAGCGCAGACGCTGGAGCGCTGCCGCGACGCGATCGCTGAGGGCAAATAG
- a CDS encoding universal stress protein produces the protein MPIKDVFLPLVGQPRGPRLAAIEKCVAVTADLGARITALALEDEVFVRPKVIPPGDPEPAEAGGASVSSDTQQLLNVFSGAAARANIRAQSRSAKVPADQLALILAEHARFSDLTLVPVKPHDSGTEHMIEALLFESGRPLLLCPEQHVDELRPEFENVMIAWDHSARAARAVGDALPILQAAASVQVLTVTDDKTEAITRSGMSLVDHLREHGIQASFETTEGGGSSIGKVLGSWANSHAIDAIVMGAYHHSRLNEIVWGGVTKTVIGEPPCWVMISH, from the coding sequence ATGCCCATCAAGGATGTCTTTCTGCCACTTGTCGGCCAGCCGCGCGGGCCTCGCCTCGCAGCGATCGAGAAATGCGTGGCGGTGACCGCGGACCTCGGCGCCAGGATCACCGCGCTCGCGCTTGAGGACGAAGTTTTCGTGCGGCCGAAGGTCATACCCCCCGGCGATCCGGAGCCCGCGGAGGCCGGCGGTGCGAGCGTATCAAGCGACACGCAGCAACTCCTGAATGTCTTCAGCGGTGCAGCCGCGCGAGCCAACATTCGCGCCCAGAGCCGATCGGCCAAGGTGCCGGCAGATCAACTCGCCTTGATCCTGGCCGAGCATGCGCGCTTCAGCGACCTCACCCTGGTCCCCGTAAAGCCGCATGACAGCGGGACGGAGCACATGATTGAAGCGCTCCTGTTCGAATCGGGCCGGCCGCTGCTGCTCTGCCCGGAACAGCACGTGGACGAGCTGCGACCGGAATTCGAGAATGTCATGATTGCCTGGGATCACTCCGCCCGTGCCGCACGCGCCGTCGGCGATGCGTTGCCCATCCTTCAGGCCGCGGCGTCCGTACAGGTGCTCACGGTGACGGACGACAAGACCGAGGCGATCACCCGATCCGGCATGAGTCTCGTCGATCATCTCAGGGAACATGGGATCCAGGCCTCGTTCGAAACGACGGAGGGCGGCGGCAGCTCGATCGGCAAGGTGCTCGGAAGCTGGGCGAATTCCCATGCCATCGACGCTATCGTGATGGGCGCCTATCATCATTCGCGCCTGAACGAGATCGTCTGGGGCGGTGTGACAAAGACCGTCATCGGCGAGCCACCATGCTGGGTTATGATATCGCACTAG